From one Lotus japonicus ecotype B-129 chromosome 3, LjGifu_v1.2 genomic stretch:
- the LOC130747599 gene encoding L-ascorbate peroxidase 3, translated as MALPVVVDGDYLKEVDKARRDLRALIANRNCAPLMLRLAWHDAGTYDARTKTGGPNGSIRNEEEFSHGANNGLKKALDFCEEVKTKVPKITYADLYQLAGVVAVEITGGPTINFVPGRKDSKISTNEGRLPDAKQGVPHLRDIFYRMGLTDKDIVALSGAHTLGRAHPERSGFDGPWTEDPLKFDNSYFVELLKEESAGLLKLPTDKALLEDPAFRRYVELYAKDEEAFFRDYAESHKKLSELGFVPSSKASSPKDGTILLQSAVGVVVTGAVVILSYLYEIRKRAK; from the exons atggcgTTGCCGGTGGTGGTTGACGGCGATTACCTCAAGGAAGTTGACAAGGCTCGCCGCGATCTCCGTGCTCTCATCGCCAACAGAAACTGCGCTCCTCTCATGCTTCGCTTAGC GTGGCACGATGCTGGTACTTACGATGCCAGGACGAAGACCGGTGGACCTAACGGTTCCATCAGGAACGAGGAAGAGTTTTCTCATGGCGCTAACAACGGATTGAAGAAAGCTCTTGATTTCTGCG AGGAAGTGAAGACCAAAGTTCCTAAGATTACATATGCAGACCTTTACCAG CTTGCTGGTGTTGTTGCCGTTGAGATTACTGGGGGTCCGACAATTAACTTTGTTCCTGGAAGGAAG GATTCGAAGATATCTACCAATGAAGGACGGCTTCCTGATGCTAAACAAG GTGTGCCACATCTTCGCGACATATTTTATCGAATGGGCTTGACTGACAAGGATATCGTTGCCCTGTCTGGGGCACATACGCTG GGAAGAGCACATCCAGAAAGATCGGGGTTTGATGGCCCTTGGACAGAGGACCCTCTAAAGTTTGATAACTCATACTTTGT GGAACTCTTGAAAGAAGAATCTGCTGGGCTGCTTAAACTTCCAACAGACAAGGCTTTGTTGGAGGATCCTGCATTTCGTCGTTATGTTGAGCTGTATGCGAAG GATGAAGAAGCATTTTTTCGAGATTATGCTGAATCCCACAAGAAACTTTCGGAGCTAGGCTTTGTTCCAAGTTCAAAAGCGAGTTCACCTAAGGATGGGACCATTCTGTTACAAAGTGCTGTTGGAGTTGTAGTTACTGGTGCAGTGGTGATCCTCAGTTATTTGTATGAAATTCGCAAAAGAGCAAAGTAG
- the LOC130747600 gene encoding myb-related protein 308-like, producing the protein MGRSPCCEKAHTNKGAWTKEEDDRLISYIRAHGEGCWRSLPKAAGLLRCGKSCRLRWINYLRPDLKRGNFTEEEDELIIKLHSLLGNKWSLIAGRLPGRTDNEIKNYWNTHIRRKLLNRGIDPATHRPLNEVAHASQNQEPGSSPATASASASAPTTISFASSAKTKQHQQQQETSTGSGEPSMVVRRSMSMGVERCPDLNLELTISPPRHHEPDETGERNICFGCSLGLQNSKDCSCGIGSTSSGDNINASSSSAAYDFLGLKPGVWDYTSLEMK; encoded by the exons ATGGGAAGATCACCTTGTTGTGAAAAAGCACACACAAACAAAGGAGCATggaccaaagaagaagatgatagaCTCATTTCTTATATCAGAGCTCATGGTGAAGGTTGCTGGCGGTCTCTACCCAAAGCCGCAGGCCTCCTCCGGTGCGGCAAGAGCTGCCGTCTCCGGTGGATCAACTACCTCCGCCCGGACCTCAAACGTGGCAACTTCACAGAAGAAGAGGATGAGCTCATCATCAAACTTCACAGTCTCCTTGGCAACAA GTGGTCTCTGATAGCTGGAAGATTGCCAGGAAGAACAGACAATGAGATAAAGAATTACTGGAACACTCACATCAGGAGGAAGCTTTTGAACAGAGGAATTGACCCTGCAACTCACAGGCCTCTCAATGAAGTTGCACATGCTTCTCAGAATCAAGAACCTGGTTCTTCTCCTGCTactgcttctgcttctgcttctgcaCCCACCACTATATCTTTTGCTTCCTCTGCTAAAACAAAGCAACATCAACAGCAACAAGAGACAAGCACTGGTAGTGGTGAACCAAGCATGGTGGTGAGAAGGTCCATGTCCATGGGAGTAGAACGTTGTCCTGATTTGAACCTTGAGTTAACTATTAGTCCTCCACGCCATCATGAGCCTGATGAAACAGGGGAGAGAAACATCTGTTTTGGATGCAGTTTGGGTTTGCAGAACAGTAAGGATTGCAGCTGTGGAATTGGTAGCACTAGCAGTGGGGACAACATcaatgcttcttcttcttctgctgcttATGATTTCTTGGGCTTGAAACCTGGTGTTTGGGATTACACAAGCTtggaaatgaaataa